TCTCCTCAAACAGGCTGTACCAACGGGCCGCAACAGCCTGACGAGAATAAACCTCAAGGCGTTTCTCACCCTGCTCCAGCATACGCCGGAAGAGCTCAGGATCATTTTTCAGACGCATAATGGCGTTGAAAGCCTCGTCCGGCGTTTTGGCAATCAGGTAGTCCAGCTCGCTTTCGCGAATAGCGTTGAAGGAGGGTTCGTCATCGCAAATCATGACGGTTTTTCCGAGCCAGCCGTTAATCAGTTTACTGGCAGGCTTACGTGCCAGTTTATGGTCGTGTGATTTCCTGAAGCTAAGGCACACGTCCACATCGCGATAATCGGTCCAGTTATTGAACGAGATACGCAGCGTAATGCCCTGTTCCGCAAGACGCTGTTTGAAGGCATCGCTGCCAAATTCCGCCGGGAAGCTATCGACACGGCCAAAATAAGCGACCGTGCGGACGTCATTATCGGTGCGTTCGCGTGGTTGTACGCCAGGCTGTGGCCAGTACGGCACAAAAACTCTGTTTCCGCGATTTTTGAATTGCGGATTTTGCTCTACAACATAGTCTGAGCCGATAACCGGCGGGCGGTCAGCACGTGCAACAACGGTGAGCCCTTTCCAGGGTTTTACGCGCGAGCCGAAATCGTCGTTATGCATTAAATTGATGGCATCGGGGCGGCACTCAGAGCCAAACGACACCTCTACCCGCTCGGGATAGTAATAATTCAGCGTCAGGGCCGTCTGGAAAGTCCAGCCGCCGCGCCCACCGCAGTAAAAGCGCTCGGGAATGGTGTCCGGGTTGACGCGGGCATCGACAAGCGACTGAAAATCGGGGTAGTTTTTAGCGATAAAATCGCTACGTGAAACGGCATGTAGTTTAATTTTATTCATCAGGAAATTGTCGTAACTAATTTTTTAAGACGGAAGTAGCGACGACCCAGACGCCAGCGCTGTTTAAAGCCGCGCGCGTTCTTCCAGATCATCTCCCAGATGCCCCGATCGAAAAGCTCGCGCGTGATTTCGCGTTTCTTCGCAGGATCTTCAATATTATTAATGCTATGTAAGATCCCAAGCCCTTCTTTGGCTATCTGCCAGTGACACGCCGGAACACGTTTCACCTGTTCGGGATAACGTTCATTAATGGCGTTCAGCATCTCAAGGATTTTCATGTAGTGACGAGCTGAACGCATGCGCGTGTCATCGGTGCCCGGCGTATGGGAAACCGAGGCGGCGTGGATCAGGTAGTCATACAGCGTTTCGTCGATATATTGCACCCGCTGCGCCGTCAGCAACACTTCGGTGGTCCACGGAATATCCTGATGACGCAGGCCATGTTCGAAGCGGAAACCATGACGTTTGATGAAGTCGTGGCGATAAATATTCAGCCAGGTGACATGCAGGAATTTGCGTGAGTTCAA
This sequence is a window from Cronobacter sakazakii. Protein-coding genes within it:
- a CDS encoding glycosyltransferase; translation: MNKIKLHAVSRSDFIAKNYPDFQSLVDARVNPDTIPERFYCGGRGGWTFQTALTLNYYYPERVEVSFGSECRPDAINLMHNDDFGSRVKPWKGLTVVARADRPPVIGSDYVVEQNPQFKNRGNRVFVPYWPQPGVQPRERTDNDVRTVAYFGRVDSFPAEFGSDAFKQRLAEQGITLRISFNNWTDYRDVDVCLSFRKSHDHKLARKPASKLINGWLGKTVMICDDEPSFNAIRESELDYLIAKTPDEAFNAIMRLKNDPELFRRMLEQGEKRLEVYSRQAVAARWYSLFEEIWQKGVHQRPTALRALRFAFGKAIRPLTKKM
- a CDS encoding glycosyltransferase; this encodes MSDTPLLSIIVAVYNGEKFLSAFFDSIKSQQLESVELIVVDDGSTDRSAEITESYRAQFPRFQHVKQENQGVSAARNTGLALAQGQYLAFPDIDDVIYPTLYPRLLDIATQNNLDVATCNGTYIYDDGRPAKKIFPSDRLTSTGVLDGPAWLQMALNSRKFLHVTWLNIYRHDFIKRHGFRFEHGLRHQDIPWTTEVLLTAQRVQYIDETLYDYLIHAASVSHTPGTDDTRMRSARHYMKILEMLNAINERYPEQVKRVPACHWQIAKEGLGILHSINNIEDPAKKREITRELFDRGIWEMIWKNARGFKQRWRLGRRYFRLKKLVTTIS